The Pseudopipra pipra isolate bDixPip1 chromosome 8, bDixPip1.hap1, whole genome shotgun sequence sequence tcCAAATAATAGTGGTTTAACAAGTAGAATCAcacaaaaaagcaattttttataattttttaaaatatttctactgaCTGTATTCTGTTCAGGCCAGGATTATTTTGCATCGAGAATTAAGTCAAAAGTATAGAAGAATGTAGAGTTATTGTCAATAAAAGACATGCAAATGAATTGTTAGATGCATTTTTATAGTGATATTTTGTGCTTACAGACTCAAGAAACCAAAAGCCTTGTATTCTGCATATTttgcaaaaatgagaaaagatcAGTGATGTGCCACTGAACAGTATTACCAGTTTTTCACAGGCTGCACTGTGGTATCTTACCTCTTTTCTTAAGGGATCTATTAATGcaataataaaaggaaatttatCAATCAGTTCTCCATACATAGCAACCATTTCATCAGGGCTTTTAAAAGTTCCAGTCagtatttcatattttcctttgtcCTAGAAAGTAAAGTAAAAAGCATAAAAGGAAGGTAAGAGCTTAAAAACCAGAGTACTAATGTAAGCATACCCATCTTGTGTATGCTTACATTTATTAAGATATGTGTGTTCTTCAGTCAGGAGGCATTTACTCCTCTGCTCCACTCTGTGTCTAAGTTGTTAGCACATTGTTATAGAAAACTGCTTGAAATGACAGTGGGTTCCAGTGGGCTCATGCCAAAGTCTCTGAACGATGTCACTGCCAAAACCAGAGGGACCTTTTTCAGCATTGTGTAGGCAACACTGCCAGTTTTACACTACAATATCATAAAGCCAGCAATATTTGACTTTTTCACTGAATCTCGCTTgcaaaaaatctcatttttcacttgcaaaaaaggtctttttttttttttgtccttattttcataaagaaaatattgttgGGGAAACGAGTTCACCCTCAGTGCTCAAAACCAAGATACTGCCTTTCCTTGTCTCTTTcccctttcaaaaaaaaagacaagtttaAAACCAGTCTCATCATTCCGGGAATCACAAACTGCAGCCTAGGAGGAGTGTTAAAGGCAAACTGTCAAACTGTGCCATGATACCCACTGCTTTAGTGACTTTAACAGTTCAGTAACAGAAAGTTACAGAATTACTGATAATTCAAGGGTAAAGATTTTGTACACTGTTATAAGCTACAGACATCACAATCAGGAGAGCAACTGCTTTCAAGAAAGATATTGGCAATGGAATCTTTGGCACTACAGAACACCCAAATACACAAAATCTCATAAGCTATTAAATGGAATAGgaagtttctttttctgcttagaaaaaaaaacaaactgattGATCTTGGAACAAGGAGCAAGAACTGTAAGACTTCATCTGGAGATAAATAAATTGtgtcaaaaatattaaaaaatgaaaaattaaaaaatgaatgttGAGGCACAATGAGATGAACATTAATGTGTGTACAAACTTAccatagaaaaaataaatggatatGTCAGGGTAGTTTGAAGAAAACAACAGATGTAGTGtaatacaatggaaaaatgagCATCTAGTGGCgttaaggaattacagaagtatacttgtgtaaataatttcttgttcttcatctttaaaataaaggtGGATAGaatataattatttaatttataccTCGTggtgaaattaaaaacaaacaaacaaacaaacaaacaaacaaaccaggaTTTGctgctttatattttaattCCAAATTGGCTGAGGTGTAATGTGAAATGAAGCTGGTTTGTTAAACAGAGCATGCAGGAGGTGTTTACCCATTAAAGCAGTCTGCTATATTTGATACAAAGTGGTCTGAAAAATTGTGTTAAATAAATAGAGAAAAGGAATAAACCTGGCTGATACAGGCAGGCTTATACCATTTGAATGATTCAAGTGAAGCCATGGAGGTACCAGAGACCCCTGGAGAAGGACATGAGCTCTAAGAGGGGTCTGCCTGGGCCCAGTGAGCCTTATTCTCACAAGGTACCACCAGGATGTTGGTACTGGGAAGGAGGAACACACATGTTctcactgctcctgctgtgtcagGCTGCATGTCCCATCCCCTTGCACTCCCAATCCAACGACATATCTGCCACACTTGTGGGACTGATTCAACCATCGTTTATAAATGCAGAGGTAATTCTTTTCATTTGCTTGATTGCTACCTTAAAAATGGAGCTAGAAGCTTCTAGGTGAGTTTTCAATGCAATAATAAATAACGTTAACAAATAGCTATGTTCCTTTTGAAACCCAAGAAAATAGATATTGAGGAATAACTTACATAATCCATTAATTCATGAGCAGCACAATTTATTGCTAAGTACACATCTGTTCCTAGCTCCAGACCTATGTTGCTGCAAGCTGTTTGCATAAGGAGTAGCAGTTGTTCTACATCATCATATCCTGTTGTTAGGCAACCTAAGTGTGATATTCTTTTTAAGAACTGtggctgaaaacaaaacaaaaaagaatcaCTTCATttacaaacatatatataatatatatactcACTATCATTTCAGTCTGCATTTAATCTTCAAATTATAAATCTCAAAAATTGCATTGGCAGCCTTAAGGACAATTCTCTAGGAAAGAGGGATAATCAATTGCTAATGAGTAGAGAGCTAACAGTCCTTGGAAATGTGTCTCATCATGTAGTTCTTCGTCCTGTATGGCCAGTACTGGTTTACAAGAAGATTTTAAAGGCACTCTTAACAACTACTGAATTGTCACAAATGCTCCAGTGCTGCAGACCACCCCTTTGCCAAAAAACATATTCTCCACTTTTAAACAGCTTTTAGCCATTTATCCTCAACTGCAACTTTGATATTGACTCTGTGGAGTGTTCAAGAAACCCTAGAATCTTCTGAGAATTCTAGAAGGAACAAACTTGAGAGAGGGGAAATACCTCTAGCCCAGCTACATGCAGTTATACTTCAGGGACAGTATTCCTGGAAATGTGCCACAAGCCGAGTTGTATTGAGCAAATATTTCACATGTTCTTCTGTTGTCAGGgttttttgtaggtttttaaaacactgatttttaactttaaaGTCTGTGAATTTTGGATTATAAAGAATGACATTAAGCTGCCTAGAAAGCAGCAGGATATAATCCTGGGTTAGACTGGAGAGATCAACTGGAAGGCATCAGTTTTGACAAGAGCTAGAGAATTAACTACAGACAGAACAGGTACTTAGCTATAGAGGACATATGAATGTTTCTTCACATAAaaattggaaagaaaacacaggtcAAATTGTTATGAGATTATTTTGTAGTAACATGCAAGACAATCTGACTTGTTGCTTGTGGAGCACAAAGCTGCAGCAATAGACAGCCAGAAAGGCTGCAGTCTTCCTGCAATTAACCTCAGATAGAGGTTGAGTCTGCAGTTCCAGGTGATTTTCAAGGTATCCATACGTTGTGTCTTGTTACATTCCACTAAAAGTATTGTTTCtctttataaaaacatttttctctatCTAGCATTTACTTCTATAACCTAAATAAGTTCTTGTCCACTGCCTACtttgtcatttttccttttttttctccccataaAATTTAAAACTAACCTTGCGCTTTTATCAGTTTAAACTTCAGTTTAATTACTACCTCCTTTAGTATTCCTTTGTTgaaataaatggatttttttccagagaatctaaagcattttttccttgtGTATATCTTATGGAATTATGCTAACTAAGGCCAGCAGCTTAATGATGAAGAATTTTGTGTTGTGTAAGcaagaataaaatagaaaaacttTTGTTCATCCTTTCTTTTGTATACTCCACAACAGTGACAATTCTCACttgataatattttaataatctcAGATTGGAGAGAAAACCTGCATGGCATTTCCATCCCACAATTTGGAAAACTCATCTGCAAACCACAGGTTTTGAAGTGATAAAAAAAGATCATTCGAGTCCTACAAAATAATGTTCTGTGTTTCGTTGTGAGTGTTGCCCTTCAGCTACTGGTTTGTATCTGCCATTATCTGTAACCTCAGACTGGAACTGGGAATTGGATGCAGCACAATTAAGAGGGGAGTTATTCTCCCAGGGTTAGGAAACAGCACAATATGCAGGTCTTACAGGTAGCAGTTTTATGGTCTACATAATCAAAAGGGCATGTTTCTCTGCTGGTGCTATGGGCTTGCAAAATGCTCATTTGGATAATTTACCAGGATTTCTATATAAGAAAAATTACCAGATCCCAGAAAAATTTCCCCTATTTCCACTATTGTTCCACAGGAAGGGAAGGTATAGTCAGAAGGATCTAAATTATTATGTAAGATATGAGCATTTGGAATATTTAGGTCTTGCCTTGACCTTTCCAAAATGGTGATGTAGATTAATGCTTCATTTCTTAAGAATATTTTGGTTCTCTGCTGCTGTTAATACCTTGTTGAAGgcttaaaatgaaaatctcATTTCTTACCAGACTTTTCTTCCCTGAATtttgtgcttttccttttttaccgTCTGCGGGTTGAGGACCAGGCTGTTGAGggtgaaagaagaaagaaatcaattccatggaaaaatacaaagatgacagaaagacctcaggaaaaaaaggaaagaaaaaaaaaaagattgactGAATTTCGGTCTAAAGAGATTACAAATATTTAAGCTAGGAAATAACTCCTATTTAGTCTTAAATACTATCAGCAACTATCCAGTTTTATTTTGTGCTGGTGACTCATTTCAAATGTTTATTTCTACGTGAGCATCAGTCCAACCatcatttgtttttcaaaacattcTCACTCAGCCCATCAAAAATACAGGGAATCTCAGAAATGAGAATCTAGACTGTACTTGGAGAAACCCAACAACCTTGCTTTCCAAAAAGCATATGCACACACCAAGACTGATATACTGCTACAGTAATAGTACCTTGAATAAAACATGTTGTGTATGAGAGGCATAGCAAGATCAGAACTATATATATTGTACATTCATTCCAATATGATTCACTTCCAGTATATTTCTTCAGGTAAACAGAAAGTCTTACTATGCTTAGAACAATGTTTTATTCTATATTTTCAAATGTAGTATCACCAAATGGCCAATGTTTTACTCATCTGCCAGAGAAACACATCTTCTGTTCTGTGTCATGACACATAAAAGCTAAGTGTTCCATGTTTATGTTTAAAAGGACAGTAGTAGCAGATCAAATGAAGTATATCACTTTATTAgtacacatttttattttaccatTTTGCCTGGAGACCCCAACAGTCTTGTCATTTCCTTCTGAATATCCAGAACTCTTTCTATGCCCTGAAATTAAACAACAATAATCTTCAAAATAAAGttatattatttcattttagcaGCTTAAATCAGAGAACACTTAATCTAAATACAAATCTTAATataaagtcttaaaaaaaaccccaactattACAGACTCCTTAACACAGTCTCTCCACTCACAAAATGCAGCCAAGTGCCCAGCCATAAAGGGTTAGTAGCAGTGGAATGAACAGGAATATTTGATCATGCTGCTGAATGGGACAGCAAGAAAAGCAGTCTCTTCCCCAAAtgcagcccttcccaaatctaGCAAGTAAACAGCATCCAGGTCTGCATAATATCTGAGAAGTGAGAAGATGATAATCCCTGTTCACAATTGTGACTCTAAGATTTCCTAACTGGAAACTCTGAGAAGATTGAATGCATTTACTTCAGAATATTTCCAGGAAGCAcgaaaaaaatcactttcttaattttaaacagTGGGGAACACTCCAGTTAAATGAATCCATTGCTTTTAATGCAAGACTcgttttctttttcagctgagTTAGTAAAATTCAGTAAAACTAGTAAAACTTGGTAAATCACAATTGAGATTTCCTCAAACTGTGCCAGTAAAGGAATACTGAAGGGGGCAGAAGTCAGTCAGAGCTGACAACACATCAACACGGGAGGAACAGGCTGTTTTGAACGGCAGCAAACAGCTTGTTACCCTCCCATGAGCGCTAGGAGGCATTCTGGCTTTGAATGGCACAGAATTAGCCACCTTATTAACAGCTCTTGGTGACAATTCGAAAAAgttaaaggaaaagcaaaaagaaagagaatcGAGCTCAGCTATTTGTTCAGGTCACCAGCATACAAAGCAGAAATCACAGCCCTAATGAAGCATCTCGTGCCGATATATTCTTTAATACAACACATGGCTAAACAAAAAGAGAGGGTTGATCCATCTGTCTCACCCATCCTTCTTGCTCTTTGTACTCCCTTCTATCttcacaatttcattttaaagcaacTTATTCCCACACATTTTATGCTTTCCTGTGAATTTGttgagttttgttgttttgtacGCTATATCAATCAACTGATACATACATTTTtaacttgaaatatttctgtgttttgttttaaatcttcATCTTTTTGCTTGATTTAATATTATTGGTGTTAGAATTCTGCAAATTTGGCAAATTTAGCATTTGTTAAAACTTCGGCCttgcaagcaaacaaaaaaataaaaaatacagtttctaaGGACTATATTGCAAAGACCTATATACTTATTTACACACATAGTTAGTATGGTGTCTGTAGAACACAtttataaaaaaccaaaaatgaaacaGTACCTGTTTGAGTGACAACTGAACTGGTGGTATAAGCATAACTTCTTTCACTAATTTCAGCTTTGAAGGTGACGTTTTTTCACAGTTCAGCAGAGTAACCATTGGGAGTGGTAGAGTCATTTCTTCAGGAGACTGCTGTAATTGGGAGTACcaggtgaaaataaaaatgtaaaaatcaaaataattcttatatattttaattatggCACGAGGTTCAAAGACTGCTACAGGCAATGGTGTTAAGGGTGTATTCTATGAGATAAATGTAACAACACTGTCACGAGGCACTGCTGGCTTCAGAATTCAACAACTATGATAACTGggataaaagaaacaaactggCAAAAGCCACATGTACCTGCTCATGTTTCAGCAGTGCAATATGTGAGTACAGCGGGATGTGGCTGATGGTGGCCCCAGCCTTTGCTATGGCAAGGGATGTTCCCCCAATGGCCAAGCTGCCACACAGCACCGGCTCAgcaggctctgcaggggggaTGGGTCTCTCTGGCACTGATGACTTCTTTCCTACAAGACAGAGAGTAGCAGCTaagtattttcttgtttttaaacacaTGCTTCTGTATCACAGTTATATGAGTAAATACGATATTGTCATTTCAGGGTGTACTCAATGTATTAAcaaataataactttttttttaaaaacttcatcTTGTCAGTTGTTTTATATGGAATGACCATAAAGTAAGCAAAGTGTCTgtccttgctctggtttcaaatttatttcaattctttttcttttggagaACTTTCAGACactgaaatctgtatttttatttatctgtgtTTACATCCAATAAcattatataatttttcagGTTCCTTTCAAAAGCATGCTTTCAGTCTTCTTTATTGTAATCCTTCAATTCTCAGCTTTTGCATAAACAACTTGGAAGACTACATTATAACCTATGGGAGTATGCATACTTGCATACTACAGCATACAACTGACATTTTAGGAGAAAATGGTCTTAATGGGTCCTTAATTGGATATGCAGATTAGATTATACATCTTTTGCATACTATGCACAGATTCTATACCTTCTACATTGAGGATGAAGAGCTGCACACAGACGTCAGAGCAACTCTGACACAGGGCAGAGTTTTTCAGAGACCCTTCACCCTACACTACTTTGTAACTGGCATAAACCACAACATAGATGTTCCTTCTGAAGGAACTTGCTGGAAGTCACCATCTGTTAGTGGTCTCCTGTAACAACAAGTAGCTTAACAACCATTGGCTCCAAATAGTCAGGCACTGAGTCTAATAATAATATGACAGTCCATGTCATAATTAGTGAAAACAAGTAATATATGTATCAGCAGAAGCTTGACTGAAAGTGTAATATACACCAGGCTAACATGTGGGTGGACCTGACAACTGCAGAAGTTACATTTCAGGTCAAAGATGAACTTACTGTGCACACACCTAACATATGAACTGGGAGGTTTTACTGACAGCATATGATAGTTATAACCAAAGTGATAACAAATAATAATATGCCAACATTTTCTGCCTTTATAATAAATGGcagcaagacttttttttctgagtttaaaGCATATATGGAGATAACATATGGTGCTTTCTTcctttgggttggtttttttttttggccatgtgtttttaccttctttttctAGTCTCAcaccattttttcctttagtagGATTGTTTTCTTACTTCTTTTTACTCAATACTGCCCATCATTCCCATCTcatccccttccttcttcctcttttgcttttcactgtatttcctccttttctcgGTGTTAGAAGGAaactttccttcctccctctttcaATTGTTTTCAACTTATCTTAattctatttctattttcttttcttatcattttcatttttattcttcatttgCATCCTCCTCCATTCCTATTCCTCACTTTGAAGAGTAATAACCTCCTGTCTAAGCCAACTGTAAAACAAAGGCAGAAACTCTGTTCAACCAATGCATGTGAATGATGAGAAAACCATATTTTTCCCTCCCTCATTTTGCTGCAGAAACTGTTGTGATCAAAAAGGGCAGGAGAGAGTAACCAAACCCTTTGAACATGAGACAGTGTGTCATGTGTTCTGAAGTATCCCATGTCCACAGAATACATCAGAAAGTTATTTAGGACATTTATCAATATCTGTATtgcagaaaacattaaaatcaaataaacaaaaacctgtttttgctgatttttttttcccaggtggTGTTGCTGGGGATGGAGTCCGTGGAGGAAGGGCAAGAGtgccttcttcttcttcttcttcttcttcttcttcttcttcttcttgcctttgaattttctttttttcttctaccttGTTTGTAAAGTATTCACTGAGGGAAGAGGCATAAAAATTACTGGCTTAAAATATTGTTAGACATGTGACAAGTAGACACACACAGTACAAGCTAAAGAACATGCCAGGAAGTGGATTAAGTGCATCTATTTGAGCTTCTGCCATTGGTTCACTACGTGAAGCTGGAGAGGTCAGTACATTTATTATATCATTATTTTTTGGTAGTCATCTGCAGGACTGGTTAAACAAAAAGAACCACAAGTAAGTATCACAAACCTTAACACATGCTTTTTAAATCACACTGGTTTGAAAGTCAGCTCTGAGCAGACAATCTTAGCATGAAAGATGTATTTGCTTTGCATGGGCAGTAACAGATCCTGGCATAACTTCCTGACATACAACA is a genomic window containing:
- the ENO4 gene encoding enolase 4 isoform X3: MSCHSQIPENALPEKIEADEKERNDCVNTAVEWVNESLNTMLRDLEPTDQCQVDKMLGEYFTNKVEEKKKIQRQEEEEEEEEEEEEEGTLALPPRTPSPATPPGKKKSAKTGKKSSVPERPIPPAEPAEPVLCGSLAIGGTSLAIAKAGATISHIPLYSHIALLKHEQVHVEQSPEEMTLPLPMVTLLNCEKTSPSKLKLVKEVMLIPPVQLSLKQGIERVLDIQKEMTRLLGSPGKMPGPQPADGKKGKAQNSGKKSLPQFLKRISHLGCLTTGYDDVEQLLLLMQTACSNIGLELGTDVYLAINCAAHELMDYDKGKYEILTGTFKSPDEMVAMYGELIDKFPFIIALIDPLRKEDREQWSNICCALGSKCYLIAEDAATCISKLKTDQTINTPVCSGVVLKYVNETKVSDLIELTGILHGQRHITILGSPDGEASDDSLVDLAVGLGARFIKLGGLSRGERVTKYNRLLAIEEELAKNRNLRETKLEFVAFAEESQSENQLSDELPPPEQD